TGTCCCTTGCGGTTCGCGAGATTCTGCATGATCGCACCTACGCACTCGTCGGGAACTTCGATCCAGACGGTCTCGTAGGGCTCCATCCTCTGCCCATCAACGACCTTCTCGATGACAGTGGGACGTGAAACCATCAGCTCAAACCCTTCACGACGCATCGTTTCGACGAGCACCGCGATCTGCATTGCGCCGCGGGCCTTGACGTTGAACACGCCGGCCTTCTCGGAGTCCTCGACCATGATCGAGACATTCGTCTTGAGTTCGCGGAAAAGGCGTTCGCGCAGTTGTCGGGAGGTGACCAGCTTGCCTTCGGTTCCCACCAGCGGGCCATCGTTGACGCAGAACTGCATCTCGAGGGTCGGAGGATCGATCTGGGTGAAGGGGAGTGCGTGACCGTTTTCGTCGGCAGTGAGCGTGTCGCCAATGTCGACGTCCTCGAAGCCGGCCAGGCCGACGATATTGCCCGCCGAAGCGACTTCGGTCTCGCGGGTACCCAGGCCGGTGAATTCAAACACCTTGCTGACCTTGCCGCGGACCTTCTTCCCGTCGGAATGGCGGAGAACATAGATCGGATCGCCGACCTTGATGGAGCCGCCAAGGATTTTGCCCACGGCAATACGGCCGACGTAGTCGCTCCAGTCGATGTTCGACACGAGCATGTGGAAGGGATCGTTGGGCTTGGCGAATGGAGGCGGAACGTGCTCGAGGATGGTCTCGAACAGCGGCGACATGTTCTTCTTCTCGTCGTCGAGCTTGTACATCATGTAACCGTCGCGACCGGAGCCAAAGACGACCGGGGCGTCGAACTGCTCGTCGTTCGCGTTCAACTCCAGAAGGAGCTCGAGCACCTTCTCGTACATCTTCTTGGGATCGGCGTTGTCGCGGTCGATCTTATTGATGACGATCACGACCTTCAGGCCGTGGGCGAGCGCCTTGCGAAGCACGAAACGCGTCTGCGCCTGCGGACCGTCGTAGGCGTCCACCACCAGAAGCACGCCGTCGACCATACGGAGGGCACGCTCAACCTCGCCACCGAAGTCCGCGTGGCCGGGGGTGTCGACGATATTGACGATCTTGCCGTTCCAGTGGACCGAGGTGTTCTTGGCCTTGATGGTGATGCCCTTTTCCTTTTCCAGGTCCATCGAGTCCATCGCGCGCTCTTCGACGTGCTGATTGGCGCGGAACACGCCACCTTCCTTCAGGAGCTTGTCGACGAGCGTGGTCTTGCCGTGGTCAACGTGGGCGATGATGGCGATGTTTCGGATGTTCTGGTTCATGACACTAAGGGCGGTCTGATTTTCGGAAAAAGGAAGAGCGTGCCGGGCCGCATCCGGGAAGGCAAGGAGGAAGCTCCCGGGCCGAAAGCCAAGATTGTGTGACGATCTCCTAGCTTGCAAAGAAACAAGTGTAGTTGCAAAATCGCACCATGCTGAAGCAGGCTTCCTCCTCCACGAGGGGCGTGAAGCACCGCGGCTCTCAGCGCCAGGCGGTGCTCGAGGGAGCCCGGCAAAGCGGCAGGATTGATGATGTGGTCCGTCCCCTGACGTTTGGCCCCGGTTCATTTGCCGCATCGACGCCCCTGCGCGTCTATGTCTCCCTGTATCCCTGACTCTACTGTTTTCACGACCTGGCGGGCGGCGTCACTTGCAAGCACCCGCAGTTTAGGTTCCGCTTGGATTTCCATGCCTGCCGATCTGCCCATCTACGAACTCGAGTCGTCTCTCATCGAGGCGCTCAAAAACGAGGGAAGAGTGATCGTCCATGCACCCACTGGCTCGGGGAAGTCCACACAGGTGCCCCAGATGCTTCTCGCCCACGGCCTGTTGGACAAGGGCGAGGTCGTCGTACTCCAGCCCCGGCGCCTGGCGGCACGCATGCTTGCCAAGCGAGTGGCTGAGGAAATGGGCTGTGCCCTTGGCGACACCGTGGGGTACCAGATTCGCCTCGAGTCTCGCGTGAGCGCGCGCACCCGCATTCGCTTCGTGACAGAGGGAATCCTGCTGCGCCAGATGTCCTTTGACGCACTCCTGCGTGGCGTGGCGGTCGTTGTCTTTGATGAGTTCCATGAACGGCACCTCTATGGCGACATCAGCCTGGCGCGTGCGCTCCAGATTCAGCGGGATGCACGGCCCGACCTGAAGATCATTGTCATGTCGGCGACACTTGATGCGGAAGTACTCCGGAGCTATCTCCAGCCATGCCGGGTCCTCACTTCGCAGGGGCGCAGCTTCCCGGTGCAGATTGAGTATCTCCCCAAGTCGGTTAACTTCGATGCAGAGCCGGTGTGGGATGTCGCGGCGCGGGAATGCGCGCGGATCGCCGGGGCAACCTCCGGGGATATGCTGGTGTTCATGCCGGGCGCGTATGAGATAAGCAGGACTTTGCAGGCGGTGCAGGGAATGCGGGAACTTCGCGGGTTTGCGGCGCTCCCGTTGCATGGCGAACTGCCGCCCGACCAGCAGGATCGCGCGGTGGCCAAGGCGGATTCCCGCAAAATCATCGTTTCCACCAATGTCGCGGAAACCTCGCTCACCATCGACGGTGTGACTGCAGTCGTGGACGCCGGATTGGCGCGAATGGCGCGCTTCGATCCGCACCGTGGCATCAACACCCTGTTGATCGAGAAGATCTCAGCGGCGAGCGCCGACCAGAGGGCCGGCCGAGCGGGTCGCACCGCCCCAGGTGTATGCCTGCGACTCTGGACGGAACGGGAGCACGCCCAACGTCCGCTGCAGGAAGTTCCCGAAGTCCGGCGACTGGACCTCGCGGAGGTGGTGCTGACGCTCAAGGCCAGTGGGATTATCGACATCGCGGGCTTTCCCTGGCTTGAGAAGCCGGATCCGCGCGCCTTGGAAAGGGCAGAGCTCCTGCTCGCGGACCTGGGGGCACTGCAGGGACCGCGTCACGAAATTTCGGATACGGGAAGCCGGATGCTCAAGTTTCCCGTGCATCCCCGCTATGCCCGGATGCTGATTGAGGCGGATAAGCGAGGCTGTGTGCGTGCGGTGGCGCTGATGGCCGCCCTGACGCAGGGTCGCAGCTTCCTCCTGCGGGGCGTGCCCAAGTCGGTTGAGGAAGCCCGGGAGGACGTGCTCGGCGAGGAGACCGAGTCAGATTTCTTCCTCCTGATGCGAGCCTGGCGTTTCGCCGATCAGAACAGGTACGGACTGGATGCCTGCCGGCGCCTGGGTATCCATGCGCAGTCGGCGCGGCAGGTGGGTCCGCTGTTCGAGCAATTTTTGGAGATCGCCGAGAAGGAGGGTCTGGATGTCGCAGAGGGACGCGTCGATGGCGCCGCGGTGAGAAAGTGCGTGCTTGCAGGCTTCAGCGACCAACTGGCCAAACGACTTGATGCCGGGACGCTTCGTTGCGAACTCGTCCACAAGCGGCGGGGTATGCTGGCGCGTGAATCCGCCATCCAGCGCAGCCCCCTGCTCGTCGCCGCAGAGGTGAGCGAGATCGAGGGCAGGGGAGGAGAGGTCAACGTGCTGCTGGGGTTGGCGACCTCGATTGAGGAGGCCTGGCTGAAGGAGCTTTTCCCGGAGGACTACCTGAGTACGACTGGCGTGGTGTATGATGAGTCGGCGAAGCGCGTGATCGCGCGGCGCGAACGGAGATTCCGAGACCTCGTGCTCGAGGCGAAAGCCAGCGCGGATGACGTGCCGTATGACGCCGCCGCAAGGCTTCTGACAGAGCAGATTCTCGCGGGAAACATCAAGCTTGAGACATGGGACGACACGGTTGAACAGTGGATCACCCGCGTGAATCGACTCGCCGAATGGTTCCCTGAGTTCGAGGTGAACCCCTTGACCGACGCCGACCGCGCGACACTTATCGAGCAGGTCTGCTACGGTGAACTCGGCGCGAAGGACGTGCGGGACAAGCCGGTCATGCCAATCCTTCGCGACTGGCTGACGTCGGAGCAACTCGCGGCGCTCGACGACTGCCTGCCCGAACGCCTGACGATGGCGAACGGCCGGAAGTCCAGGATCACCTACCACAAGGAAGGAGCGCCTGTATTGAGCGCACGGATACAGGAGCTGTACGGCATCGAGGGTCGTTTTTCCCTGGGACGAGGCCGTGTGCCGGTAAAAATCGAGGTCCTTGCGCCCAACCAGCGACCGATCCAGGTGACAGAGGACCTTTCCCGCTTTTGGGTGGAGATGTACCCGAGAATCAAGGCTGAGCTTTCCCGCCGGTATCCGCGCCACGAATGGAGATGATCATGAGCAAGAACGGACAGAGTCGGCTTCTGATCGTCATCATTTACCTCGCTTTCATGAGCCTGGGTCTTCCCGACGGCTCCTTTGGCGTGTGCTGGCCATTGATGCATCGTGAGATTGGGGCGCCGATCGAGATGGCTGGTTTGGTGGTGACCGTGGGTACTTTGCTCACGGCGCTTTCAGGTTTCTCGAGCGGCTGGGTACTCGCCCGTATCAGTGAAAACACAGTGCTCTTTTTCAGCTGTGTGCTCACGTCACTCGGCCTCGCGGGAATGGCGAGCGTCCAGCAACCCTGGTTCCTCTTTCTGGCTGTGGTACCCCTCGGCCTGGGTGCGGGCGCGGTCGATGCCGGGTTGAATGGCTATGTGGCGAAGCACTACACCAGTCGGCACATGAACTGGCTCCACGCGTGCTGGGGCATCGGGGCCACCTGTGGACCGATGATTCTCGCCCAGGTGCTCGCCTTTGGGGGAACGTGGCGGCACGCGTTCGCATTCATTGCCGTGGCCCAGGCGACGATTGCGGTGATCATTGGCATGACGCGACACGTCTGGTCTTCGGCACCTGTGATGACGATGGAGCAGATGGAGCAGGCGCATGCCGAGCAGGGTCGCGTGCTTGCCGAGGCCAACACCCTCGCAGGATGGCTGGCGCCCGTAGTCTTCTACTTCTA
This portion of the Opitutaceae bacterium genome encodes:
- the typA gene encoding translational GTPase TypA, producing MNQNIRNIAIIAHVDHGKTTLVDKLLKEGGVFRANQHVEERAMDSMDLEKEKGITIKAKNTSVHWNGKIVNIVDTPGHADFGGEVERALRMVDGVLLVVDAYDGPQAQTRFVLRKALAHGLKVVIVINKIDRDNADPKKMYEKVLELLLELNANDEQFDAPVVFGSGRDGYMMYKLDDEKKNMSPLFETILEHVPPPFAKPNDPFHMLVSNIDWSDYVGRIAVGKILGGSIKVGDPIYVLRHSDGKKVRGKVSKVFEFTGLGTRETEVASAGNIVGLAGFEDVDIGDTLTADENGHALPFTQIDPPTLEMQFCVNDGPLVGTEGKLVTSRQLRERLFRELKTNVSIMVEDSEKAGVFNVKARGAMQIAVLVETMRREGFELMVSRPTVIEKVVDGQRMEPYETVWIEVPDECVGAIMQNLANRKGQLTNMEKLPHSTMIEATITTRGLIGMEIDVVNATSGRGVLSHLFKEYGPFAGEVLTRLTGTLIATEAGVTTTYALLMVQERGRLFVGPGESVYEGMIIGENPRNEDIACNAVREKKLTNFRSQGEGVAEGLTPATKMSLERSIEYIAADEFLEVTPKNLRLRKRLLRESDRRKAERAEKRDN
- the hrpB gene encoding ATP-dependent helicase HrpB, which codes for MPADLPIYELESSLIEALKNEGRVIVHAPTGSGKSTQVPQMLLAHGLLDKGEVVVLQPRRLAARMLAKRVAEEMGCALGDTVGYQIRLESRVSARTRIRFVTEGILLRQMSFDALLRGVAVVVFDEFHERHLYGDISLARALQIQRDARPDLKIIVMSATLDAEVLRSYLQPCRVLTSQGRSFPVQIEYLPKSVNFDAEPVWDVAARECARIAGATSGDMLVFMPGAYEISRTLQAVQGMRELRGFAALPLHGELPPDQQDRAVAKADSRKIIVSTNVAETSLTIDGVTAVVDAGLARMARFDPHRGINTLLIEKISAASADQRAGRAGRTAPGVCLRLWTEREHAQRPLQEVPEVRRLDLAEVVLTLKASGIIDIAGFPWLEKPDPRALERAELLLADLGALQGPRHEISDTGSRMLKFPVHPRYARMLIEADKRGCVRAVALMAALTQGRSFLLRGVPKSVEEAREDVLGEETESDFFLLMRAWRFADQNRYGLDACRRLGIHAQSARQVGPLFEQFLEIAEKEGLDVAEGRVDGAAVRKCVLAGFSDQLAKRLDAGTLRCELVHKRRGMLARESAIQRSPLLVAAEVSEIEGRGGEVNVLLGLATSIEEAWLKELFPEDYLSTTGVVYDESAKRVIARRERRFRDLVLEAKASADDVPYDAAARLLTEQILAGNIKLETWDDTVEQWITRVNRLAEWFPEFEVNPLTDADRATLIEQVCYGELGAKDVRDKPVMPILRDWLTSEQLAALDDCLPERLTMANGRKSRITYHKEGAPVLSARIQELYGIEGRFSLGRGRVPVKIEVLAPNQRPIQVTEDLSRFWVEMYPRIKAELSRRYPRHEWR
- a CDS encoding MFS transporter; the encoded protein is MSKNGQSRLLIVIIYLAFMSLGLPDGSFGVCWPLMHREIGAPIEMAGLVVTVGTLLTALSGFSSGWVLARISENTVLFFSCVLTSLGLAGMASVQQPWFLFLAVVPLGLGAGAVDAGLNGYVAKHYTSRHMNWLHACWGIGATCGPMILAQVLAFGGTWRHAFAFIAVAQATIAVIIGMTRHVWSSAPVMTMEQMEQAHAEQGRVLAEANTLAGWLAPVVFYFYVGVEFTVGLWAGSLLAVSRGVPPAAAAAAVAGFYGSITVGRILVGLIADRVGNQRLVSYGAGVALVGIVGLALAPGLGTGAASLVLTGLGMAPIYPGLMHEVKNRFTPSAIQTVVGRQSGGASLGGATMPAIAGALAAVSLEWIPWFAAGLTLLLIVVNMRLDRLTRTGKA